A region of uncultured Carboxylicivirga sp. DNA encodes the following proteins:
- a CDS encoding site-specific integrase, translated as MSGLETIKINFFIKKTKLLKNGEAPIFVRIIINKERDEYGLKQSILPKQWNESKQFVKGNSEQAEKINQLIELHRTKIQSYFNFMTMDNQPINPRILKEKMVGKKETRRTILKVFQEHNDNARKLIGIDFAPDTIQRYETCYMHTKDFIRWQYKREDMALEDLNHQFVRNYELYLKTERKCAHNTAIKYLKNFKKIVRIALANGWMKKDPFATIKFKLKPVDAVYLTKEELDTLINKDISMERLRQVRDVFVFCCFTGLAFSDVKSLKRQHITTDSNRITWIHKKRTKTDQMSTIFVIEAAKKLMAKYKNEPELIEKDAVLPVLSNQKMNAYLKEIGTICGIDKPISTHTARHTFATTVALENNMPLEVVSKTLGHSSTKMTQRYARTTEALISKNMEKIANLY; from the coding sequence ATGAGTGGACTTGAGACCATCAAAATCAACTTCTTTATCAAGAAGACAAAATTACTTAAAAACGGAGAAGCTCCAATCTTCGTTCGAATCATTATCAACAAGGAAAGAGACGAGTATGGCTTAAAGCAAAGTATTCTGCCTAAACAGTGGAATGAATCCAAACAATTCGTAAAAGGCAATTCTGAACAAGCTGAGAAAATCAATCAGCTCATTGAACTTCACAGAACAAAAATCCAATCATATTTTAATTTTATGACTATGGATAACCAACCTATTAATCCAAGAATTCTCAAAGAAAAGATGGTTGGTAAAAAAGAAACCAGACGTACTATTCTGAAAGTTTTCCAGGAACACAATGATAATGCAAGAAAACTTATTGGTATTGACTTCGCCCCTGATACTATTCAACGATACGAAACCTGCTATATGCACACCAAAGACTTTATACGTTGGCAATATAAACGTGAAGATATGGCCTTGGAAGATCTGAACCATCAATTCGTACGTAATTATGAGCTATATCTAAAAACCGAACGTAAATGCGCTCATAATACCGCCATTAAGTATTTGAAGAACTTTAAGAAGATCGTTAGAATTGCCTTGGCTAACGGCTGGATGAAAAAAGATCCTTTTGCAACCATCAAATTTAAATTAAAACCTGTTGATGCTGTTTACTTGACAAAAGAGGAACTGGATACCTTAATAAATAAGGATATTAGTATGGAGCGATTAAGACAAGTACGTGATGTTTTTGTTTTCTGCTGCTTTACAGGATTAGCTTTCTCTGATGTCAAATCCTTAAAAAGACAGCACATCACAACAGATAGTAACAGAATTACCTGGATTCATAAAAAACGTACTAAAACAGATCAGATGAGTACAATTTTCGTAATTGAAGCTGCTAAAAAACTAATGGCGAAATATAAAAACGAACCGGAACTCATTGAAAAGGATGCAGTCCTACCTGTTTTGAGCAATCAAAAAATGAATGCATATTTGAAAGAAATCGGAACTATATGCGGTATAGATAAACCTATATCAACACATACAGCCAGACATACCTTTGCGACTACAGTTGCTTTAGAAAACAATATGCCTCTTGAAGTTGTATCAAAGACTTTAGGTCATTCCAGCACAAAAATGACTCAGCGCTATGCCAGAACGACAGAGGCTTTGATTAGTAAGAATATGGAGAAGATAGCGAATTTGTATTAA
- a CDS encoding head GIN domain-containing protein, which produces MKNGINKYFFVLALIASILTFSSCKESINPGDVSIETRNTADFTGIDIGYGFVAEITYSADTYEVIVEAPENFQKYIYTRVVDGIMKLRVDNDVKLNNFTHRKIYIKTPLLETLVASGGSHCNSADKFSSSKFTSALSGGSQATVSIDCDDFISILSGGSILSINEGNTESLTITSSGGSQFYGFDLDSKTCNIISSGGCDLEVNVSDNLNVTASGGSKIYYIGNPAITQNVSDGSELINYN; this is translated from the coding sequence ATGAAAAACGGAATTAATAAATACTTTTTTGTGCTGGCCCTTATTGCTAGTATTCTAACCTTTTCTTCCTGCAAAGAATCAATCAATCCGGGTGATGTATCCATTGAAACAAGAAATACTGCTGATTTTACAGGTATTGATATCGGATATGGATTTGTTGCAGAAATAACATACAGTGCTGATACCTATGAAGTGATTGTTGAAGCACCTGAGAATTTTCAAAAGTACATTTATACCCGAGTTGTTGATGGAATCATGAAGCTAAGAGTTGATAATGATGTTAAACTTAACAATTTCACTCATCGAAAAATATATATCAAAACACCTCTATTAGAAACATTGGTGGCATCTGGTGGCAGTCATTGCAACTCGGCTGATAAATTTAGCTCTTCAAAGTTCACTTCAGCCCTTTCGGGAGGAAGTCAGGCTACTGTTTCAATAGATTGTGATGATTTTATCAGTATTTTAAGTGGTGGTTCCATTTTATCAATTAACGAAGGGAACACCGAATCTCTTACCATTACAAGCTCAGGAGGCAGTCAGTTCTACGGATTCGATTTAGACAGTAAAACCTGTAATATTATTTCATCGGGTGGATGCGATCTGGAAGTTAATGTATCAGATAATCTGAATGTAACAGCATCGGGTGGTTCAAAAATCTATTACATAGGTAATCCTGCAATTACACAAAACGTATCTGATGGATCTGAATTAATTAATTATAATTAA
- a CDS encoding RNA polymerase sigma factor — translation MTEQIDIHKPIIQKAAKGNAKAQKQLYELYSKAMFNICYRMMNNLYDAEDMLQEVFIDAFNRLESFRFESTFGAWIKRITINKCINELKRKKVALELKEEITPDAISDDYEDTEYTQLNVNHIKHAMALLPDGYRVIFSLYMLEGYDHQEISEIMNITVSTSKSQLARAKKKLIEVLKAGSMQYNLN, via the coding sequence TTGACTGAACAAATCGACATACATAAACCTATCATCCAAAAGGCAGCAAAAGGCAATGCTAAAGCTCAAAAGCAATTGTATGAGCTATATTCCAAAGCCATGTTTAATATTTGCTACAGAATGATGAATAATCTTTATGATGCAGAAGACATGCTTCAGGAAGTATTTATTGATGCATTTAACCGACTTGAAAGCTTTCGTTTCGAATCAACTTTTGGAGCGTGGATAAAAAGAATTACTATCAATAAATGTATTAATGAACTAAAAAGAAAAAAAGTTGCACTTGAATTAAAAGAAGAGATTACACCTGATGCAATTTCTGATGACTATGAAGATACAGAGTACACTCAATTAAATGTGAATCATATAAAGCATGCAATGGCTTTACTTCCGGACGGCTACAGGGTGATTTTTTCACTGTATATGCTGGAAGGATATGATCACCAGGAAATTTCTGAGATTATGAATATTACAGTTTCAACTTCAAAATCACAGTTGGCAAGAGCCAAGAAAAAACTGATTGAGGTGTTGAAAGCAGGATCAATGCAATACAATTTAAATTAA
- a CDS encoding ammonium transporter, producing MKSKRKILLTLSLLLGAGGIISANAQPDVDTGATAWMLTSTALVLLMVPGLAMFYGGLVRSKNVLGTMMHSFAAMGVMSVLWVAVSYSMCFGENVLGGWFGWNSDYLFLKGIDNSIIDGGVPEYVFSMFQGKFAIITPALIAGAFAERVKFRGYLIFIAAWGLLVYNPLCHWVWAEDGFLFNMGADGAIDFAGGTVVHISAGVSGLVAAIYLGARRGYPQRQMKPNNLVMTMMGAGLLWVGWFGFNAGSSISSGLATAQALTATQVAAAAGAITWIIIEGVHQGKMTALGFASGILSGLVAVTPAAGVVQPIGAMALGAIATVICYYMLIVKDKLGYDDSLDAFGIHGVGGIVGAVALTFFIRDSWMAEAAEKAGGVWTIWQQLGVQVAAVGIAIAYAVVLTIILLIVIEKLFGLKTSAEEEMQGLDHTFHGERGYGMLNPN from the coding sequence ATGAAGAGTAAGAGAAAAATCCTACTGACTTTGAGTCTGTTACTAGGTGCTGGTGGCATAATAAGTGCCAATGCCCAACCGGATGTGGATACGGGAGCCACAGCCTGGATGTTAACATCAACGGCTTTAGTGTTGTTGATGGTGCCCGGATTAGCTATGTTTTACGGTGGATTAGTTCGATCAAAGAATGTTCTTGGAACAATGATGCATAGTTTTGCTGCCATGGGAGTGATGAGTGTTCTTTGGGTAGCAGTAAGCTATAGTATGTGCTTTGGAGAGAATGTTTTAGGTGGATGGTTTGGTTGGAATTCTGATTATCTGTTTCTTAAAGGAATAGATAACAGCATTATCGATGGGGGAGTTCCTGAATACGTATTTTCAATGTTTCAGGGTAAATTTGCCATTATAACACCTGCTTTAATAGCCGGAGCTTTTGCTGAAAGAGTAAAATTTAGAGGTTATCTGATTTTTATTGCCGCATGGGGACTTTTAGTATATAACCCGCTGTGTCACTGGGTTTGGGCTGAAGATGGATTTTTATTTAACATGGGTGCTGATGGAGCCATTGATTTTGCAGGAGGCACAGTAGTTCATATATCCGCAGGAGTTAGCGGTTTGGTTGCAGCAATTTATTTAGGAGCACGTAGAGGATATCCACAACGTCAGATGAAGCCAAATAATCTTGTAATGACAATGATGGGAGCCGGTCTGCTTTGGGTAGGTTGGTTCGGATTTAATGCAGGAAGTAGTATCTCAAGTGGATTAGCTACTGCTCAGGCATTAACTGCAACACAGGTAGCAGCAGCAGCAGGTGCAATTACCTGGATTATTATTGAAGGTGTTCATCAGGGCAAAATGACTGCTTTAGGTTTTGCTTCCGGTATTTTATCGGGTTTGGTTGCTGTAACCCCAGCTGCTGGTGTTGTTCAGCCAATAGGAGCAATGGCATTGGGTGCAATTGCAACCGTTATTTGCTACTACATGTTAATTGTAAAAGATAAATTAGGATACGACGATTCTTTGGATGCATTTGGAATTCATGGAGTAGGTGGAATTGTTGGAGCTGTTGCTCTTACATTCTTCATCAGAGACTCATGGATGGCAGAAGCTGCTGAAAAAGCTGGTGGTGTTTGGACAATCTGGCAACAACTCGGTGTTCAGGTAGCTGCTGTTGGTATAGCTATTGCTTATGCGGTGGTACTGACAATTATTCTTTTAATTGTGATAGAAAAACTTTTCGGATTGAAAACAAGTGCAGAAGAGGAAATGCAAGGATTGGATCATACTTTCCATGGTGAACGTGGATATGGTATGTTAAATCCTAATTAA
- a CDS encoding P-II family nitrogen regulator, whose protein sequence is MKLITAIIRSYQLDQVRESLIAAGITRITVSRVSGHGAQLQEEVYRGKKVIPGLIPKMRVEIAVNEEFVDTTINAIMDAARSESEVEGEIGDGKIFITNLEECIRIRTGERGGSAI, encoded by the coding sequence ATGAAATTAATTACAGCTATAATAAGATCATACCAATTGGATCAGGTTCGTGAAAGCTTGATTGCTGCCGGTATTACAAGAATTACTGTGAGCAGGGTTTCTGGTCACGGAGCACAACTACAGGAAGAGGTTTACAGGGGTAAAAAAGTTATCCCTGGATTGATACCTAAAATGCGTGTAGAAATTGCAGTTAATGAGGAGTTTGTTGATACTACTATTAATGCAATTATGGATGCAGCACGTTCAGAGAGTGAGGTGGAAGGTGAAATTGGAGATGGTAAAATTTTCATTACCAACCTGGAAGAGTGCATTCGAATTCGCACAGGTGAGCGTGGAGGAAGCGCTATTTAA
- a CDS encoding mevalonate kinase: MMKYQCKQLNTMGIKKGKKEIYYSKVMLFGEYSIILGSMGLTIPYAHFNGELKFINKNSYTDLDFAQNSNQQIRELNNYISDLKSRNLLLHDFDCDRLANNLDNGLYFESSIPEGYGLGSSGALVAALYNEYTLDRIDSRAGIQMEEILELKKNFAQIESFYHGTSSGIDPLICYLKHPLVLENKHQISSVGIPRKEIMDDDAIFLINSGKPGKTAPLVKLFMEKIKDSNYLKVIEEEMIPLTNKCINQMLDGNLNGMFNDLKSLSALQLKYLPEMIPASIQDIWNHGLLTDDFTLKLCGSGGGGFILGFTRNYTQTKTFFNNLKMEMIPVYREVIK, encoded by the coding sequence ATGATGAAATATCAATGCAAACAACTTAATACAATGGGCATAAAAAAAGGGAAAAAAGAAATCTATTATTCTAAAGTAATGCTGTTTGGCGAATACAGCATCATTCTTGGTTCAATGGGATTGACCATCCCTTATGCGCATTTCAATGGCGAACTAAAATTCATTAACAAGAATAGTTATACCGATTTGGATTTTGCCCAAAACTCAAATCAGCAGATCCGTGAATTAAACAACTACATCTCGGATTTAAAAAGTAGGAATCTGCTCCTTCATGATTTTGATTGTGACAGACTGGCCAATAACCTTGATAATGGATTATATTTCGAATCGAGTATACCTGAAGGTTATGGATTGGGAAGTAGCGGAGCATTGGTTGCAGCCCTATATAATGAATATACTCTTGATCGGATAGATTCCAGAGCAGGGATACAAATGGAAGAAATACTGGAACTAAAAAAGAATTTTGCACAAATCGAATCCTTTTATCATGGTACCAGTTCAGGCATTGATCCATTAATTTGTTACCTGAAACATCCATTGGTATTGGAAAATAAGCACCAAATATCATCTGTTGGAATTCCAAGGAAAGAAATAATGGATGATGATGCCATATTCTTAATAAACAGTGGAAAACCAGGCAAAACTGCCCCATTGGTAAAGCTGTTTATGGAAAAAATAAAGGATTCGAATTATCTGAAGGTTATTGAAGAAGAAATGATTCCTTTAACAAACAAATGCATTAATCAAATGCTTGATGGTAATTTGAATGGGATGTTTAACGACCTTAAATCATTGTCTGCATTACAATTAAAATACCTGCCAGAAATGATACCAGCATCGATACAGGATATTTGGAATCACGGATTATTAACAGATGATTTTACTTTAAAACTTTGCGGATCCGGAGGTGGTGGTTTCATTTTAGGGTTCACGCGGAACTATACCCAAACCAAAACCTTTTTCAATAATTTAAAGATGGAAATGATACCTGTTTATCGTGAAGTGATAAAATAA
- the mvaD gene encoding diphosphomevalonate decarboxylase — MQQIIKTYQEAPSNIAIVKYWGKKGLQEPQNPSLSFTLSKAVTKTNVHYQVTDSKLNINFIFEGKEKESFIPKLNFFIQNIEHLLPYLKTGNLFIETENTFPHSSGIASSASSMASLAKSLVDISEKIGNRHTNKQMLISEIARLGSGSACRSTQEGWILWGKTPNISESSDAFGIPVNDSVHSNFEDLQDSILVIQKGSKAVSSTVGHSLMNNHPYQQGRIDQANSNIAKLLEALATGNFEQFANICEEEALSLHALMMSSSPGYTLMAPETLKAINRIQQFRKNSQVPLTFTLDAGPNIHLIYQKKYISLIHPFIKEHLAPLCEDQTVIYDEISMQTT, encoded by the coding sequence ATGCAGCAAATAATTAAAACATATCAGGAAGCTCCTTCAAATATAGCCATTGTAAAATATTGGGGTAAGAAAGGTTTACAAGAGCCACAAAACCCAAGCTTAAGTTTTACATTAAGCAAAGCCGTAACAAAAACCAATGTTCATTACCAGGTAACAGACAGTAAACTGAACATTAACTTTATTTTTGAAGGAAAAGAAAAAGAAAGCTTCATACCCAAACTTAATTTTTTTATTCAGAATATAGAACACCTGCTACCCTATTTAAAAACTGGTAATTTATTCATCGAAACAGAAAATACATTTCCTCATTCGAGTGGTATCGCATCATCAGCCAGTTCAATGGCATCACTTGCTAAATCATTGGTTGATATCAGTGAAAAAATTGGAAACAGGCATACCAATAAGCAAATGTTAATTTCTGAAATTGCCCGATTAGGTTCAGGAAGTGCCTGTCGATCAACACAGGAAGGCTGGATACTTTGGGGTAAAACTCCTAATATTTCTGAATCAAGTGATGCCTTCGGTATCCCGGTTAACGATTCGGTTCATTCCAACTTTGAGGATCTTCAGGATAGTATTCTGGTTATACAAAAAGGGTCAAAAGCTGTGAGCAGTACCGTTGGCCATTCATTAATGAACAATCATCCTTATCAGCAAGGAAGAATTGACCAGGCCAATTCTAATATTGCAAAGTTATTAGAAGCACTTGCTACTGGGAATTTCGAACAATTTGCAAACATTTGCGAAGAAGAGGCTTTAAGCCTGCACGCATTAATGATGAGCTCTTCTCCTGGTTATACTTTGATGGCACCAGAAACACTGAAAGCTATCAATCGAATTCAGCAATTCAGAAAAAACAGTCAGGTTCCATTAACCTTTACACTGGACGCAGGTCCTAATATTCATTTGATCTATCAAAAAAAATACATCAGTTTAATACATCCATTTATAAAAGAACATCTGGCACCTTTATGCGAGGACCAGACAGTTATTTATGATGAAATATCAATGCAAACAACTTAA
- a CDS encoding GYDIA family GHMP kinase, which translates to MKNNEKLIFHANGKLLLTAEYLVLKGAKALALPLNKGQKLTVHNQESGLSWKAYNPGGLWFEANFDDELNLMNDHQPSEALRLNDIINKAIKLNNSTINLLRGKSIKTELEFNNNWGWGSSSTLIALLSKWLKTDPYLLLSHTFGGSGYDIACALNNRPILYQTINDQTNVEKVDFDPEFKEHIFFIYRGQKQNSNQEVKRFTKDSVVNNFVIEEINEITDQMKSTKNLNEFGRLMHLHEDIISSFVQYKPINIEHFSDFKGYTKSLGAWGGDFFMAVTEHNEEYLRTYFQQKGHKTIFSYNQIVLNTKS; encoded by the coding sequence ATGAAAAATAATGAAAAGCTAATATTTCATGCCAACGGTAAACTTCTGTTAACCGCTGAATATCTTGTTTTGAAAGGTGCTAAAGCTTTGGCTCTGCCGCTAAATAAAGGTCAAAAATTGACTGTACATAACCAGGAAAGCGGGTTAAGCTGGAAAGCATACAATCCTGGAGGTTTATGGTTTGAAGCAAATTTTGATGACGAATTGAATCTTATGAATGATCATCAACCATCAGAAGCTTTACGTCTAAATGATATTATAAACAAGGCAATCAAATTAAATAACAGCACAATAAATTTATTGAGAGGTAAATCAATAAAAACTGAATTGGAATTTAATAATAATTGGGGCTGGGGAAGCAGTTCAACACTTATTGCACTTTTATCAAAATGGTTAAAAACAGATCCATACTTATTATTATCTCATACTTTCGGAGGCTCTGGATACGATATTGCGTGTGCGCTTAATAATCGGCCTATTTTATATCAGACCATCAATGACCAAACAAACGTTGAGAAAGTTGACTTTGATCCTGAATTTAAGGAACATATCTTTTTTATATACAGAGGTCAGAAGCAGAATAGTAACCAAGAAGTAAAACGCTTTACGAAAGACAGCGTTGTTAATAATTTTGTAATTGAAGAAATTAATGAGATTACAGATCAAATGAAATCAACTAAAAACCTAAATGAATTTGGCAGGTTGATGCATTTACATGAAGATATCATAAGTAGTTTTGTTCAATATAAACCGATAAATATTGAACATTTCTCCGATTTCAAAGGTTATACTAAAAGTTTGGGTGCCTGGGGAGGAGACTTTTTTATGGCTGTAACAGAGCATAATGAAGAATATTTGAGGACTTATTTCCAACAAAAAGGTCACAAAACCATTTTCAGTTACAATCAGATTGTTTTAAACACTAAAAGTTAA
- a CDS encoding hydroxymethylglutaryl-CoA reductase, whose protein sequence is MHNNKVIKGFSKLNRDEKIQLLMEYLELSGQVEKNLNRYLHPTDQSLFDDISENTVSNYYLPFSLAPNFLINYQMYIVPMVIEESSVVAAASKAASFWAKNGGFKVKVKDTIKNGQLFFQWNGPVSLLQEHSEKIEVLIEKATSEATINMRARGGGITGYEIKPIDNMNNTYQLLVKFKTANSMGANFINTCLELISTPLIDFINTSPALNKFGKAEHIMSILSNYTPECVVECKVECSIEQLAPYSSTFTPLEFAQRFKTGVDIAINDPYRAVTHNKGIFNGIDAVVLATGNDFRAIEAGAQAYAARSGQYRSLTHCEINENTFTYTLELPLALGTVGGLTNIHPMVKTAFEILNNPGAEELMQIVAAAGMANNFGAVASLVTTGIQKGHMKLHLGNILTALNATEEEKTKALVFFANQTVSYSAVQTFLDDAKQKA, encoded by the coding sequence ATGCATAATAATAAAGTCATAAAAGGATTCTCTAAGTTAAACAGGGATGAAAAGATCCAATTATTAATGGAGTATCTGGAATTATCGGGACAGGTTGAAAAAAATCTGAATCGTTATTTACATCCAACTGACCAGTCTCTTTTTGATGATATTTCAGAAAATACGGTCTCTAATTATTATTTACCATTTAGTCTGGCACCCAATTTTCTTATTAACTACCAAATGTACATTGTACCAATGGTTATTGAAGAAAGTTCGGTAGTGGCAGCAGCATCAAAGGCAGCATCGTTTTGGGCAAAAAATGGAGGGTTTAAGGTAAAAGTAAAAGATACAATTAAAAATGGTCAGCTGTTCTTTCAATGGAACGGACCTGTTTCTTTACTTCAGGAACATTCAGAAAAAATTGAAGTTTTAATTGAAAAAGCCACATCGGAAGCAACCATAAATATGAGAGCCCGTGGCGGAGGAATTACTGGTTACGAAATAAAACCCATTGACAATATGAATAACACCTATCAGTTGTTGGTAAAATTTAAAACTGCCAATTCTATGGGTGCTAATTTCATCAATACCTGCCTTGAGCTTATTTCAACGCCATTGATAGATTTCATCAATACCTCTCCTGCTTTAAATAAATTTGGTAAGGCTGAACACATCATGTCCATTCTTAGTAATTATACTCCCGAATGTGTAGTTGAATGTAAAGTTGAATGTTCCATTGAGCAGCTGGCTCCTTATTCAAGCACTTTTACACCTCTTGAATTTGCCCAAAGGTTTAAAACAGGCGTTGATATTGCAATTAATGACCCTTACCGGGCTGTGACACATAACAAAGGAATATTTAACGGAATAGATGCTGTTGTTTTGGCTACGGGAAATGACTTCAGAGCCATTGAAGCAGGTGCTCAGGCCTATGCAGCACGATCAGGACAATATCGTTCACTAACCCATTGCGAAATCAACGAGAATACATTCACCTATACATTGGAACTACCTTTAGCTTTGGGTACTGTTGGAGGACTTACCAATATTCATCCAATGGTAAAAACAGCCTTTGAGATTTTAAATAATCCAGGAGCAGAAGAACTAATGCAGATTGTGGCAGCAGCAGGTATGGCAAATAATTTTGGTGCCGTTGCTTCATTGGTTACTACTGGTATCCAAAAAGGTCATATGAAATTACATTTGGGGAATATTCTTACTGCTCTTAATGCAACAGAGGAAGAAAAGACAAAAGCGCTTGTCTTCTTTGCAAACCAAACAGTAAGTTACTCAGCAGTTCAAACATTTTTAGACGATGCTAAACAGAAGGCATGA
- a CDS encoding isopentenyl-diphosphate delta-isomerase: protein MEDRKKDHIDLAFSSRLDGNLADNRFDYEPMMGTHSKKDLSFEFADKKMRLPIWFSSMTGGTKRAGTINKNLAQACAEFGMGMGLGSCRILLDSPEYFDDFNVRPVMGDDVPLFANIGICQLEQMMENKTEEKLDELIQKLQADGLVIHINPMQEAFQPEGDLLKSPPIEILKEYLAKTDLRIIVKEVGQGFGKESLRQLLALPLEAIEFGALGGTNFSLVELNRSEAVAAEVYNPFIHIGHTAENMTQTINQLIDKMGYRVKVNNLIISGGISSILDGYYLTEISRMPAIFGMGSAFLRHSMGSYDKLRNYIMKLENGLQLANNFLKVRQ from the coding sequence ATGGAAGACCGCAAAAAAGACCATATCGATTTAGCTTTTAGTTCGCGACTGGATGGTAATCTGGCTGATAATCGTTTCGATTATGAACCTATGATGGGTACCCACAGTAAAAAAGATCTGAGTTTTGAATTTGCAGATAAGAAAATGCGTCTTCCAATCTGGTTTTCCAGCATGACAGGTGGAACCAAACGGGCCGGAACTATCAATAAAAATCTGGCACAGGCATGTGCTGAGTTTGGCATGGGTATGGGTTTGGGATCGTGCCGCATATTGCTTGACTCTCCTGAGTATTTCGATGACTTCAATGTTCGACCTGTGATGGGTGATGATGTGCCTTTATTTGCCAATATTGGAATTTGTCAATTAGAGCAAATGATGGAAAACAAAACGGAAGAAAAGTTAGACGAACTGATACAAAAGCTTCAGGCTGATGGTTTGGTAATTCACATTAACCCTATGCAGGAAGCCTTTCAGCCCGAAGGAGATTTATTAAAATCACCACCCATAGAAATATTAAAAGAATACCTTGCCAAAACTGATCTTAGAATTATTGTAAAAGAAGTGGGGCAAGGCTTCGGCAAAGAAAGCCTGCGTCAATTATTAGCATTACCATTGGAAGCAATTGAGTTTGGAGCTTTAGGTGGAACCAACTTTTCACTGGTTGAGCTGAATCGTTCTGAAGCAGTTGCTGCTGAGGTATATAACCCATTTATTCACATTGGCCACACAGCTGAAAATATGACTCAAACAATTAACCAATTGATTGATAAGATGGGTTATCGGGTAAAAGTGAACAATCTGATTATATCAGGTGGAATATCTTCAATTCTGGATGGTTATTACCTTACTGAGATATCAAGAATGCCAGCTATTTTCGGTATGGGATCAGCGTTTTTACGTCATTCTATGGGAAGCTATGATAAACTTCGAAACTATATTATGAAGTTAGAGAATGGTTTACAACTGGCTAATAACTTTTTAAAAGTAAGGCAATAA
- a CDS encoding acyl-CoA dehydrogenase family protein — protein sequence MSVLANEQHEAFRQEVRTFAEKEIKPVAAQLDEQETFSVDLTKKMGQAGLFGIDIPKKYGGREMDTLSYIIAVEEISRIDGSQGATMAAHNSLGIAPIYNFGTDAQREKYLPLLTNGNGLWAFGLTEVMAGSDAQGVQTVAEAKDDHWLINGSKRYITNGSNELMKGMTILAFTDEDNGKKRFSTILVDRDSEGFSTQSMKGKLMWRASDTAKIKLDNVKTPKENLLGERGRGLGQMLKTLDSGRLSIAALGLGLAQGAFELAMEYAQKREQFGTKIASFQTIQFKLADMAMKIELARNTLYNACVLKDRGLPFGKEAAMSKLYCSEIAKEVSDEAVQIFSGQGLFKSSTIERFYRDQRILQIGEGTSEILRIVISKHLGLE from the coding sequence ATGTCAGTATTAGCAAACGAACAACACGAAGCATTTCGACAAGAAGTAAGAACATTTGCAGAAAAAGAAATCAAACCAGTTGCGGCCCAACTTGATGAGCAGGAAACTTTTTCCGTTGATTTAACAAAGAAAATGGGGCAGGCAGGTTTATTTGGCATTGATATTCCTAAAAAATATGGTGGCCGCGAAATGGATACTCTCTCCTACATCATAGCAGTTGAAGAAATTTCCCGTATTGATGGTTCGCAGGGGGCTACAATGGCGGCTCATAACAGCCTGGGTATAGCGCCTATTTATAATTTCGGAACAGATGCTCAACGAGAAAAGTATTTGCCACTTCTTACGAATGGTAATGGTTTATGGGCATTTGGATTAACAGAAGTAATGGCTGGTTCTGACGCACAAGGTGTTCAAACTGTTGCTGAGGCCAAAGATGATCATTGGTTAATAAATGGCTCTAAGCGTTATATTACCAACGGTAGCAATGAGCTGATGAAGGGCATGACGATACTTGCCTTTACAGATGAAGATAATGGCAAAAAACGTTTTTCTACCATACTGGTTGATCGTGATTCTGAAGGCTTTTCAACTCAAAGCATGAAAGGAAAATTGATGTGGAGAGCCTCTGATACTGCTAAAATAAAACTAGATAACGTAAAAACACCAAAGGAGAACCTTTTAGGTGAAAGAGGTCGTGGTTTGGGTCAAATGCTTAAGACACTTGATTCAGGTCGTTTATCAATTGCAGCTCTGGGACTGGGGCTTGCACAGGGAGCCTTTGAATTAGCTATGGAATATGCTCAAAAAAGAGAACAGTTCGGAACTAAAATAGCATCATTTCAAACTATTCAATTTAAATTAGCTGATATGGCTATGAAGATTGAACTTGCTCGAAACACATTGTACAATGCTTGTGTATTGAAAGACAGAGGACTTCCGTTTGGTAAAGAAGCAGCAATGTCGAAACTTTATTGCAGCGAAATAGCCAAAGAAGTCTCAGATGAAGCTGTTCAGATTTTCTCAGGGCAAGGTTTGTTTAAATCCTCAACCATTGAGCGCTTCTATCGCGACCAGAGAATTCTGCAAATTGGAGAAGGCACTTCTGAAATACTTCGCATTGTCATCAGTAAGCATTTGGGATTGGAATAA